In Salarias fasciatus chromosome 4, fSalaFa1.1, whole genome shotgun sequence, the DNA window TGGCATTGAAAGTCAGAGATAGAAATCAAAACGAAATTGACTTTCTAGAGTACTTTTACAGGAAAGAAAATGATCTTACCTACATATAGCATCCATGGACTCCACTTGATTTGCAGGCTGACGGATTAAGGAAACCAAAAGCACAGGATACCTGGTTCATCTCAGCTGACCCAGTTTACCGTGCTTCCAGTCCATGGACAAAGCAGTTGATTTTGATTTTTGGTGATACTGTATTTGAAAATATAGaatattttctaaaaacaaGTCGAAAGGCTGTAAAGTTGGATCAACTCACCTAATGCAGTTTGTTTCCAGGTCaatgtgtttaaaaacaaacccaaactcACCAACCCTGGCAGCGTTTTCCTCACAGCAAGGTGCTGCGATGAGCTGAATGTTAAACTTCCTCTGCAGTGTGGCGAGATCTCACAAGCAAAACAAGCAACCAGGCTCATGACAACAAGCCACAAAACAAGTGACTTTTtactcaaataaaataaatacacatataGGAGGAGGACATGAACTTCAGACTGATTCTCACAATATAGTTATAAGTGATTGGTTATGcaaatttttcagtttttttatatttatttattttcattcaaaagacaacacaaaaaatatacataaaataaagtaatatatacaaaaatgattgaaaaaggAGTAGAAAGAAGAATAACTCAATGTCTGCTCCTTCTTTCAACAGTTCATATTGTTAcatattttcacaatatttactAAGGCCATCATCTTTTTCACCTTATTTTACGCTAGTTACACACACCTGTtatcattttttcccctctatcTACCTCTTCTTTATCCAGACACTTATATTCCGTCTACAATTTCGATCATTAtccattttcaaaattttcattttcaaattcagATTAATTTCCTGTAACCTTGAAGAACAAGTTTCCTGCATTGTTTCACAAATATGGAAGGATTATATAATACAGTAGACACACATACAGCAAATGAAGGCATCACTATGGCAATAACTgtacaactggaaaaaaaactgaataaattgATGCAACTCTCAGGGCTCTAATAACTGAGACAGGATTGTGTGAAAGTTGAAGGTTAGAATTAAACTCATGCAAGGCAAAACATCCACATAACAGAGAAATCAAATGGGTCTTCAAAATGTTGTGAGCTGTAGCAAGTGGGTTTGTGTCCCTCACTCTAGAAAGTCAGCTCTGCCGTCAAACACACACTAAATgcgattttgttttttggtttaaagAATGACTTCTGACGGTTTtcacaatgaaatattttgctAATAGCAGCTGTGGAATTTACAGACATTACCAGTGAGCAGCCTTTCACGATGGTGTGCAATGCTCTTAACTTTTTGGAGACAGAAGGCGAACATGCTGTAGGAGTTTCCTGTAACAAACTGGATCATAGCTTTTAGAGCATatacaaaaaaggaaaaatcaaacTTTCTCAGTGAGAGAAAGAATGCAGACAATCAGTCCAGCTGCAGGAAAACCTCCCGCCTGCTCTCTCGTGGCGTGGCAGACGCAGGCGTGTTGGGGTGGCGTTCCTGTGTGTCAGCAGAAGGCAGCCGGTGGACTCCAGGCGCTGCAGGCCTGGTCCTCGCCAGTCCGCGGCCGGGCAGAGGGGGCCTGCTTCGCTTCCACTCCTTAAGTTGACGCTCCTGTCTGTGCTCCTGTCATCCGGACTCGTCCAGAGTCAATGGATCTAAGGGGATCTCGGGAGGACTGGACTCGCTTTGCCtgaattttctttctttgtttttctttttaaatcaaatgtttattttgatttttactTGGTACATGACAATCATACATCCTCAATGCTGACCAGGATCTATGGATGCAAATAAAGACCAACAATAACCCTACAAGTTTTGAACATTGcttcaaagagagagaaagaaagagaaaaaaaaatcacaaataagacaaaataatacatcagaagaaagagggagggaaacaaaaaaatccagctcACAATTAGGTATCATCCCATTGGGTGGTATTAACAGTGATATAAGACCAGCAATGTTCCCAGTCAGCTGCTGTGGCCCCCCCTGAcgcctgacccctgacccctgccaCTCAACTTGTGTAGAATACATTCATATGAAGCAGTCTTTACAGTCAAATTTACCCATTCTTTAAACTGCGGGGCTTTAGGAGTTTTCCAGTGTCTGAGGATAATTCTAGCAGCCACTGAAATCCCAGCCATAATAACAGAGAAATTTGCTTTTGATATGTTAGCTATCAGTCCTTTATCACCCACTAAACACAGTCTTGGGCTGAGTGACACATTTCTACCCAACCAAGCCTCCAGCATGCAAACAACAAGTATCCAAAAACGTTTGATAACTGGACATTCCCATAAACAGTGGATCAGCTTTCCATCATCATTCTGACATTTCCAAAACAATTAATTATTCATAAGGCCTAATCAGTCTCACAGGAGTCCAATAATATCTTTGTATCTTATATTGTGTAAATTTGCCTTTACATTCCCTCAAAAAGTTTCCAcattgtgaaattattttcatCCATTCCTCATTCTCAAAAACAACCCCAATGTCCTTTTCCCATAAGATCTTCAGATGTTTTAGCTCAGTACTGAGTGCAGAGTTCATTCTCCTGTAGAATACTGATGCTCTATGATGCTGAGGTGACAGAACCAAATACCTCCAGAACATGGTTCTCCTCTGTTTTCCAGTCTAGTGATCTGACACAATTCCTTATCTGTAAATATTCCCAAAAACGTCTCCTTCCCCTTAAATTATATTTACTGAGTAGACCTTTACATTTACTCTTCCTCACAATGTCAACCTTATTTTATTGCACTTGTCCAAATTAATTTTCATCTGTTGTAAAACTGGATTAAGGTTTAAATGTGGTATTACCATAATATCACCATAAATGTATGACTGATGTCTGACCTCCTTAGATGTACCTTTATAATTTAATCCTCGATCTAAAGCTGATCTTTACACCTATGGGTGcatcttggggggggggggataaataGGTGGCAGGTGTGGGTGTGCTGTTGACTAAAATTTGAATGAATACAGGGACTTTGAGTCAAAGCATTTTCTACGTTTCTAAGGTGCTTGCAAACactaacaaaaacacaaactaaaaataaatgcaggaTAAACCCAACATGTTGAACTATACAACCACTTCTTTTAAGTCAAACTCTCACCTGTTTGCAGTAGAACTGTGATCTGCTCCCTCCAGTCTCCCTTGACCACAGCCCTCCCTCCTCGCTCCAGCTGTCTCACTATTGGTCCATCCAGCGGTTCCTTTTCTATTCTGTCACTCACATCCTGCCAACAACAAGAAAAGGTTTCAGAATACAAATGACTGTGGAAGTCAGAGAGCGAAACAGCTGTACAGTTCTGCTTTACAAACGTACACAAACCTGATTTCATAATGAGGCTGGATCATTCCAAAAGGACAAGTTCTCTCATCTGCAGCGTGTGTAAACAAACTACATGATACCAGCAGTGTGCTGCATTCAGGATAGAACCTGAACTACACCAGAGTCTGAAGAGGTAATCTCAAAAAACATGTGTTGGAAAAACGACTGACCTGAAAGAACTGCAACTCTTTCTCCAGACTCCAGAAGAAAGGATGTTTGAGAATACTTTCAGCTGAAGGCCTCCTGTAGGGATCCATGCTCATCATCTGCTCGATCAGATCTCTGGCTACAATGTCCCCTGGGAAAAAGCACAAATTGCTGGTTTTACTCTGTGATGAGGTTATGAGGTATGGCTGAACTTGATTTTACTTACTTCTTGTCACCAATGTCACCATTATTGTGAAACACTAGAAGtaagagaaaaactgaagaagctCAGGACTCACCATGTACGTCACTCTGCAGGTGATTGAGGCTGTATATTCCCAGCAGGATGTTTGCCTGCCGCTGCAGAGACTTGCCAAAAGGATGGCTGCCCTGGGACACCACGTAGTaaaacacacatccagcagAAAAGATGTCGACTGCGTAGGTCTGCAAAAGACGAGAAAAAACTTATAAAACTAGAGGTTAACCTGGATTACAGTCAAACACCATCTCTGTAAGAAGGTTGAAGACATGCTGATTCTTGCAGCTTTTTGCGTCTATATTAGAATGTGATTCAAACAGGAGCATTAGGAGTTTCCCACTCACCGGGTTGTCTTTGCAGTCCTCGCTGAGAACCTCAGGGGCGATCCAGCCCTCGGTGCCCGGCACGCCAGACCTTCTGCTGAAACTGTGGCGACCCACCGCAAGCTTCTTACAGAAGCCGAAGTCTGAAATCATAGCTCTGACTCGGCCGTGCGCGTTAGGCATGGACACCAGGATATTGTGGGGTTTCAGATCTCTGTGGACTGCGCAAAGACAGAAGGCATGGCGTCAGTCGTTTCTGTGGTGTGGATCAAGTTTGATACAAAGCAATAGATGACAGTGAGAAGTCATATTCAAAGATACAAACCAATATTGAGAGAATGCAGATGGGCCAGTCCTGACATTGTCTGCTGAAGAAGCGCGACAGGTTCTAGTCCATCACGATTGAAGTCTTTTCTCTCCACGTACTAAGGATGCAAAACAGAAGGTTTGGTTGAGAAAATGCAGAGAGAAAgaatcagttaaaaaataaaaattgccCACGTCATTTTCAGGAAATGCATGATGAATGACgtcctcagcagcagcgttcTTCTGAGGGCCGTTGGCTGGGAGGGGAACCTCATAATGGTGAAAAGAAGGGTCTCTCAGCTATGACagaaaaaagtgatatttttaCCGCTACTTTCAGAAGAGCTGAAATGTGGAGGAGCTCATCTCCTTGATGTATGTAAATTCCCTTTAATTACCATTACAAAGGAAAATGAGAGGTCAGTTTTGAACAATTCCTCAGACTCCACAGCACCAAATCTACAagcttcaaaatgttttattggttatataataaaatatctTTTTAGATTTCAATCTTCTTATAATACACTTGCATCTGGCAATTCGTGTGCAACATTTTAGAAATTTAATTAAGACTGTCTTCCACTAAGGTTAttaattcatgcctcaaattatGACCATGCGGTATgttttaaaggttgtatagaagatctttattactaacaaaaattaattaaagctaaaaaatggcgtcATTAaactgtagcagccttgtttttatcgtgatcaaaaaaaaaatcataaacattaatcaactctggacgttgtaaaaccaacattactttagccaatcaataacgaggtagcctcgttatctattggttttctaacgtgtcaatcaacctctctgcATTTGTAGTGTAGCTGTCATGTCATCCTACGCACTTTtcgtacccccctcccccacgcaCTCCACCCCTCTCCACCAtgctaggctctgctgccgctatcaacaccttttcacctgtagacttgagacaatttttcttaatcatagctgcaacgtgcttggcatttggcgaaaatgtatgtttaatcttaaaacaagacttatATGAAAAAGTccagagagtgagaggaggaggtggggtttgtttacgcctgcaggctgcagcataCAGACAGATCGGCTGTGAGCTCAGAgcttctgctccagtcctgcagctccacacaaacctccccgtcctcctctgatcaacccgagagcagggacggctcaggtacaggatttggcgcaagtgcaggattttccttatattcgctgtgttttgtgttgttcaaaaggacacgttggtagctatgtgttagtgctatgatgctaagttgctacatgctattttctgcgtaaggaggaggcgttcctccgtagagagcaggggaggagggggtgtgggtcacgcatgtcagcatttcaaaaaggactaacagtCACTGTATTTCTCtttccatggaaaatcctctatacaacctttaacaTCAAGCCCCTCTGAgtccaactccaaaatccaaaagtGGATGAGGAATGggcacattttaaaagacgtgttttcttttcattccgttaaaataacgtgttgatacacacagatctgcacaagcatagtgctccgcggaaggatataccggtgcacagcggctgagtctatggcttcgactgctgtgctctggtatatccttccgcggagcactgcacatgcacaggtctgtgtgtatcaaaacgttattttaatggattgaaaagaaaacatcttttaaaatgttttataaccattcagatttacttcacgtgctaatatgccgtcccctggaccactggaaggagtattttgtccacttttgtcagtccggctctgtttcctcttcacttccagcagctaagctaagctaactacgatgctaacagctgaaaACCAGCCAGTGgaagcacagacacaaaaaaggtattcatgagcttatctcactttgtaaatgatagggatagggcgtgggtccaaaatcttcggcgtattcctttaaagaaccaaaaaaaatttGTAATTCAATGAATGTG includes these proteins:
- the LOC115386483 gene encoding serine/threonine-protein kinase/endoribonuclease IRE1-like isoform X4, which encodes MGGSSTAPEESGASTVLFQTGLLCGCPSKILRNTPKILDPRPIPIIYKLRDPSFHHYEVPLPANGPQKNAAAEDVIHHAFPENDYVERKDFNRDGLEPVALLQQTMSGLAHLHSLNIVHRDLKPHNILVSMPNAHGRVRAMISDFGFCKKLAVGRHSFSRRSGVPGTEGWIAPEVLSEDCKDNPTYAVDIFSAGCVFYYVVSQGSHPFGKSLQRQANILLGIYSLNHLQSDVHGDIVARDLIEQMMSMDPYRRPSAESILKHPFFWSLEKELQFFQDVSDRIEKEPLDGPIVRQLERGGRAVVKGDWREQITVLLQTDPGQH
- the LOC115386483 gene encoding serine/threonine-protein kinase/endoribonuclease IRE1-like isoform X3, translating into MGGSSTAPEESGASTVLFQTGLLCGCPSKILRNTPKILDPRPIPIIYKVPLPANGPQKNAAAEDVIHHAFPENDYVERKDFNRDGLEPVALLQQTMSGLAHLHSLNIVHRDLKPHNILVSMPNAHGRVRAMISDFGFCKKLAVGRHSFSRRSGVPGTEGWIAPEVLSEDCKDNPTYAVDIFSAGCVFYYVVSQGSHPFGKSLQRQANILLGIYSLNHLQSDVHGDIVARDLIEQMMSMDPYRRPSAESILKHPFFWSLEKELQFFQDVSDRIEKEPLDGPIVRQLERGGRAVVKGDWREQITVLLQTAMFKTCRVIVGLYLHP
- the LOC115386483 gene encoding serine/threonine-protein kinase/endoribonuclease IRE1-like isoform X2, whose amino-acid sequence is MGGSSTAPEESGASTVLFQTGLLCGCPSKILRNTPKILDPRPIPIIYKLRDPSFHHYEVPLPANGPQKNAAAEDVIHHAFPENDYVERKDFNRDGLEPVALLQQTMSGLAHLHSLNIVHRDLKPHNILVSMPNAHGRVRAMISDFGFCKKLAVGRHSFSRRSGVPGTEGWIAPEVLSEDCKDNPTYAVDIFSAGCVFYYVVSQGSHPFGKSLQRQANILLGIYSLNHLQSDVHGDIVARDLIEQMMSMDPYRRPSAESILKHPFFWSLEKELQFFQDVSDRIEKEPLDGPIVRQLERGGRAVVKGDWREQITVLLQTAMFKTCRVIVGLYLHP